The uncultured Eubacteriales bacterium region GATCTGCGCCCTGCCCTTCAGGATGCGGCGAGGGACCCGGAAACACCCGCCCTCTACTTCAATACCGACCACCATTGGACCCCTGAGGGGGCTTTTCTGGGGTACCAGGCCCTCTCCGCCGAATTGAAGGAGAAGTACGGCTACGCCGCCGACCCCCAGTTCCTTGAAACGGCGAGCTATGAGGTCACCACATATGACGACTGGTTCCTGGGCAGCCAGGGCAAACGGGTGGGCACTCTCTACGGCGGGGTGGACAGCATCAACCTCTGGAAACCCAGATTCGCCACCGACTTCACATACTCCTCTCCTGCTTTCTTCGACGACCGCACTGGACCCTTTGAGACCTCCCTCCTCTTCCCCGAGCGCCTGGAGCCCAAGGACTACTTCGGCGGCAACCCCTATACCCTCTATTCCGGTGGGGATTACCCCCTGGCCCGGATGTACAATAACTTAAACCCCGACGGCCCCCGCATCCTCCTCATCCGTGACTCCTTCTCCTGCGCCCTGGCCCCGTTCCTGGCCCTCCAGTGCGGGGAGCTGATGACCATGGACATGCGCTACTTTACCGACGACCTGGCGAGCTATCTCGACTGGCTGAATCCCGACCTCGTCCTGGTGATGTACTCGGCCAGCGCCACCCGGCTGGACGAGATGTACCCCTTCACCGACTATTTCAAACAGTAAGCAGGTGCCTTCGTGGAACACAACCTCCCCTCCTCCCGGCAACTCAACTGGCACTATATTGCCATGCAGGCGGGTTTCTGGGCCATGTTCGCCTCCATCGTCGCCTTCCAGACGCCCCTTCTCCAGGCCCGTGGCTTTACCAACACCGAGGTCGGCTTCGTTGTGGCCGTGCGCTGTGGCGCGGGCATTTTCTGCCAGCCCCTGCTGGGAGGCTTTGCCGACAAGCACCCCAACATTCCCTTAAAATTCATCGTCTCAGCCTCTCTGACCCTGTCGCTGCTGGTGGGGCTCCTCTTTACCTTCGTCCCCATGGGTCTTTGGGGCACGCTGGCGGTCTTCGTGGTGCTGGGTGGGTTTGAGATCTCGGCCTATCCCTTGATGGACGCCATGGCGATCCAGTACATCAACGCCGGGGTCCCAATCCGGTACAGCCTGGGCCGGGGCATTGGCAGTTTCTCCTATGCGATCTCCTGTGTGGTGCTGGGGCTGCAGTCCGATACCGCCGGGGTGGAGAGCACCCTGCTCACCCACGCGGCTCTTGTGGTACTCGTGGCCCTCCTCTGCATTACATACCCCACCTTCCGTGCCCAGCCCCGCCAGTCGGGCGTGCAGGAGGAAATGCCTCAATCCGTGGTCTCCCTCCTGAGGGGCAACCCCCGTTTCACCCTCATGCTGGTGGCCATCCTTCTTGGCATGACGGCCTGCCTCCCTATGTCCAACTATATGACGAACATTCTCCTGGAAAAGGGCGGCAGCAATTCCGACCTGGGCCCCACGCTCTTCATGATGGCCGCGTTCGAGCTGCCCACCGCCTTCTTCTTCCAGCGCCTGCTGCGCAGGTACGGCAGCGGAAAGCTCCTGCTCCTCAGCATGGTCTTCGTCACGCTGAAGGCTGTTGCCGTCTCGATGGCGCTCAGTCCCGCCGCCGTTCTGCTGGTCCAGCCCCTGCAGATGCTGGGGTACGGACTTTTTACCCCCTCGTCGGTTTTTTTCGTTAACGAGTCGGTTCCCGCGGCGGACCGGGTACGGGGACAGACCATTATGATGGTAGCATCCAACGGCTTGGGTGGTATGCTGGCAGGCCTGATGGGAGGCCGCCTGCTGGACCTTGGCGGGGCGGCCCTCATGCTGAGCGTCTGCGTCGCCTTGGGCATCCTCTCCGTACTGATGGCCATGGCAGTGCTCCATTGGAAACACCCCGTGGAGCGAGCCTGATGGTATAAAAACGCGGCCGGTATCGCTGACGATACCGGCCGCGTCTATTTTTGCTCTATCGTCCAATCCCCTCTTTGAGCCTCTCCCTGGCCCGGGCCAGGAGCTTGGCGTACACCCCGTCCATCTCCCATTCGTTGGTATACTCTAAAAGCCGCTCGGCGGGGAGCCATCCTACCCGGGTGTTCTCCTCCTCCCGGACGGTAAGGACGTCGTTCTCATCGGCCACCAGGAGGTAGGTCACGTTAAGGTGCTGGTGGGCTGCAACGTATTTGCCCCGCTTCACGTGGCCCCAGACGGGGAGGATGTCCAGCGACGCGATGCCATCCCCCAAAGGGCGGATGTGGGCGGCTCCGGTCTCCTCCCGTGCCTCCCGGAGAGCGACGGCGAGGAGGTCCCCGTCTCCGTCGGCGTGCCCCCCCGTCCAGGCCCAGACCCGGTAGATATTGTGGTGGGCCATCAGTACCTTACTGGCGTCGGCGTTCACCACGAAACCTGAGCTGGTGATATGGGCGTACTCGTTTTCACGGGTGAGCACCGAACCCGGGTACCGGTCGATATATTCCAGGATGATGCGCTGGTCGGCAGCCTCCTGCTCGCTCTGTGGTGCGTAGGCCCTGATCTCATCGGCGTACATGCCTCGTCACTTCTCTCTTTTATAGGTCACGTAGCGAAAGGCGAGGCTGTCCTCGGCGAAAGGTCCCTCCTCCTCCGCGATACCCCAGCCGGGCAAGGCATCCAGATTGGGAAACCATGTGTCCGCAGGGAAATCGGCGTCGAGTTTCGTCACGTAGGCGGTATCGCAGCCATTCAGCAGCGCCCGATAGATCTGGGCCCCGCCGATGACGAAGGTGTCCTCCGGACAGCGGGTTCGGGCCTCCTCCACGGAGCGGAGCACCACAGCCCCCTCCACCCGGAAGTCCGGGTCGGTAGACAGGATAAAATTTTCCCGCCCCGGCAGGGGCCGCCCGCCGGGAAAGGTGGCGAGGGTCTTGCGCCCCAGCAGCACGGGGTGGCCCAGGGTAAGGGTTTTAAAGCGTTTCAGGTCGGCGGAGACCCGCGCCAACAGCTCCCCCCGGTACCCAATTGCCCAGTTTCGGTCTACAGCGACAATTAGTTTCATTGTATGTTCTCCTTGTCCACAAAGGCCCATAATTCCGCGAGGTGCTCCTCGTCGAAGACCGGCATACCCGATCCTCTCAGCACCTCGGCAGCCACACCGTCGCCGAGAATCCGCGTGCCGGTAAAAGTCCCGTCATAGATGACTCCGCTTCCGCAGGAGGGGCTGCGGGCCTTGAGCAGCGCGCAGCGGCAATTTAGGCGCGCCGCCAGCTCCAGAGTACAGTCCGCCCCCCGGCGGTAGGCCTCCGTTACATTCTTCCCGCTCTTCGTAAGAACGCGTGCTCCAACCCGCTCGGCTGGAGGCCGCGGCGTAGCGAGACCCCCAAGCTGCTCCGGGCACAGCGGAACCAGATGGAGCCGCTGGTCGGTCAGGATGGTTTCCAGCTCCGGGATGGGATACCCGTCCCCGCTGTACCGGCATGGGAGGCCCAGCAGACACGCCGAAATGAGCACATTCATCCTCACACGGCCACGGGAATCTTCTCGTCCAGCGGGTGGCTCCTGTAGTTTTCCAGCGAAAAGCTGGACTTGGTAAACGCATAAAAATCGGTGATTGCGGGGTCTAAACTCAGCTTGGGCGCGTCGAAGGGCTGGCGGGCGATGATCTCCTCCACGATGGGAACGTGGCGGTCGTAGATGTGGGCATCAGCGATGACGTGGACCAGCTCGCCGGGGATGAGGCCCGATACCTGGGCCAGCATATGGACCAGGGCTGCGTACTGCATCACGTTCCAGCCGTTGGCGGTGAGCATATCCTGGCTGCGCTGGTTGAGTATGGCGCTGAGAGTCCGCCCGCTGACGTTGAAGGTCATGGACCAGGCACAGGGGTAGAGGTGCATCTCGGAGAGGTCGGCATGGTTGTAGATGTTGGTCATAATACGCCGCGACGCCGGGTTATGCTTTAAGTCATAGAGCACCCGGTCCACCTGGTCGAACTCCCCCTCGGCGTACTTGTGCTTTACCCCCAGCTGATAGCCGTAGGCCTTGCCGATGGAGCCGCTCTCGTCGGCCCAGGCGTCCCAGATATGGCTGGAAAGGTCCTTTACATTGTTGGACTTCATCTGCCAGATCCATAAAAGCTCGTCCACTGCACTCTTAAAGGCCATTTTACGAATGGTCTGGATGGGAAACTCAGACCTGAGGTCGTAGCGGTTGACGATGCCAAATTTCTTTACTGTGTGGGCGCTTGTACCGTCCTCCCACTTGGGGCGGACGGGCAAGCTTGTATCCCAGGTCCCATGCGCCAGAATGTCCTTACAGTTTTCGATGAATAAAGCGTCGGCGTAGCTCATAGCGCGCTCCTTTGAGTTTTTTCCTATTGTACCATGATTTTAGAACAAGAAAAAGCGTTGCGGAGAGAAAAATATATGGTACAATAAAAACTCAAGTCTATAAAACGGCAGGCGATTATCTTTGTCACAGGAAACACCTTCCCTTCTCCCCAAGGTCGGTCTTCGCAACTTAAAGACCGCTCTCTCCGCCACCCTCTGCGCTGCGCTCTATGCCATCTTTGACGCGAACCCCACCTTCGCCTGCATCGGTGCCATCTTCGGCATGGGCAGCGACATGGAGGACTCCTGGAAAAACGGCGGCAACCGGCTGATCGGCACTGTCATCGGCGGTTTTCTGGGCATGGGGCTGTTCCGGGTCTTCCTCTCTCTGGAGTCCCACGGGGGCCGGGCCTGGCTTCTCACCCTGCTTTTCGTCGGGGTGGTGGCGCTGATCGTGGCCTCCCAGATTTTCCGCTGGCCCGGGGCCATTCAGCCCGGCGGAGTAGTGCTGTGCATCATCCTCTTTAATACGCCGGAGAGCACCTATATCTCCTACGCGCTGCACCGTATGGTGGACACTGGTTTAGGCGTGCTGGTTTCCCTAGGCATCAACCTGCTCCTCCCCCGCGAGCGGCTGGACCGTTGGCTTGACCGCTGGCGGGCCTTCCAAGCAGCGCGGCGGCAGGGGTAAAGCGATAGGCTGCGATTTCTCCCCCTGAGGGGAGCGCGCCTATGCGGCGGGTGCACCCCTTTTCCGCAAAAAGGGGTAAAAATCGCCGTGGACTTGGCCTTAGGAGTTTTCATATTGGGGCACAATACCCCCAAATGCAGGGATGAAAATACTTATTTCCTCATCGGTTTGAAAACTGCTCGCAATGACATTGCGACTGGCCGAAGAAGGGGATAGAAGGCAGCAGGCAACCGCAAAAATCACCCCTGTGTGACGATCTCCCCTACCAGCCCGTCGGCGTGGAGGCCTGTGATTTTCACGTCCCGCTGGACATTGTGCAGGGCCTCTCCCTTGGCATAGACAGCCACATAGTTGGGCGCGTGGCCCCGCCAGAGGCCGCCCTTCTCCTCCTCGAAGAGGACGGGCAGAGTCTCCCCCACCCGGCGGGTGAGGTAATCCGCCTCCAACCGATCCGCCAGGCTGCCTGCCCGGCGGGCTCTGTCCTCCTTGATGGCGTTGGATGCCTGTTCCCCCATCCCCGCCGCGGGTGTCCCCTCCCGGCGGGAGTATGGAAAGATGTGCATTGAGGAGAAGGCGCACTTCTCCACGAAGGCCAGAGTCTCCATAAACTCCTCCTCGGTCTCGCCGGGAAAGCCAACGATCAGATCGGTAGTGATAGCAGGGTCAGAATAGTATTCTCTAAGTAATTCAACACTTTTATAATACCAGAAGGTATCATATTTCCGGTTCATTCGGGCCAGAACAGCGTCGCTCCCGCTCTGCATGGACAGGTGGAAGTGCGGGCAGAGGTTTGGGAGAGCCGCCGATCGGCGGCAGAATTCCTCCGTGATGGTGCGCGGCTCCAGGCTGCCCAGGCGGATCCGCAGGCCGGGCGCGGCGGCGCAGACTGCTTCGATGAGGTCGATTAGCCCCGTCCCGTCCCGGAGTTCCTGTCCCCAGGAGGATATCTCGATACCGGTGAGGACGATTTCCCGGTAGCCATCTCTGGCAAGGCGTTTTGCTTCATATACCGCAGCCTCCAAGGGTAGCGAGCGCACCGGCCCCCGGGCGTAGGGGATGATGCAGTAGGAACAGAAGTTGACGCAGCCGTCCTCTACCTTGAGCATGGCTCGAGTGCGGCCCTCCAACCCTCCGGCTGGAAGATGCTCGAACGCGCGGTGGGTCATAATGTTGTCCACCCGCACCTCGGGGGCGGCAGCCTTATGCTCCACCAGTTTTTCCACCTCGTCGAGGAACGCCATCCGGTCGGCGGTGCCCATGACCAGGTCAACCTCCAAGGCGACCACCGCTTCCGGGTCGGTTTGGGCGTAGCAGCCGCAGACCGCAACCACGGCATCCGGGCGGCTCTTCCTGGCCCGGCGTATCATAGCGCGGGACTTTTTGTCGCTCACCGCCGTGACGGTGCAGGTATTGATGACATAGGCCTCGGCCTCTCCCTCGAAAGGGACCAAAGTATGACCCCGCTTTACAAGCTCGGTCTCCAGGGCCTGGGTCTCGTACTGGTTGACCTTACAGCCCAGGGTATATATCGCAATGCGCATAGCGTTCCCTCACAAATGCCGGTAGATTTCAGTGGCTTTTCACCGTTGTATTTTTTTTTACCGGTGATATAATACTAAGATACCGCTCCTATTTTACCAGCCAAATTCCAAATTGTATAGACCAAAACATGGAGGTACCTCTTATGCAGACCTTTTTTGTCACCCTGTCTTCTATCCCCGACGTGCGGCGCTTTGTAGACGCGGCCACCCGCTGCGCCTGTGAGATTGACGTGCTCTCGGGCCGCTACGTCATCGACGCCAAGAGCATTATGGGCCTCTTTTCCCTGGATTTACAGAAACCCGTCCAGGTGGAGTTCCACGGCAGCGACGACGAGTGCGCCGCGTTTCAGACGGAGATCGCCTCCTCCATTACCCAGGGGTAAGCGAGAAAAACGGCACCACCATCGGCGGAGCCCCCGACATGGGGACTCCGTTTTCTATAAAAAGAGGGAGGGCTGTCCATGGCATACAGTTTCTTTGCTTTTATCTCCCGTATGCGCTACATCAGCCGCTGGGGCCTTATGCGCAACACCGAGCAGGAGAACATTCAGGAGCACTCTCATATGGTGGCGGTGCTGGCCCACGCGCTGGCCGTTATCCGGCGGGACGTCTTCCACCAGGACGCCGACCCGGAGGGGGCTGCCACCGCCGCCCTCTACCACGACGCGCCCGAGATTTTTACCGGCGATCTGCCCACGCCCGTGAAGTACTATAACCCCGAGATCCGCACCGCCTACCGGGAGGTGGAGTCCGTCTCCGCCGGAAAGCTGCTGGCCATGCTGCCCGAGGAGCTGCGGGGTGCCTATGAACACCTTCTCCACGAGGACTACGACGAGGGCACCAAGGCACTGGTGAAGGCGGCGGACAAGCTCTCAGCCCATATCAAGTGTCTGGAGGAGTTGAAGGCCGGGAACCGGGAATTCCAGCAGGCCGCCGAACAGACCCGGGCCGCCGTGGAGGCCATGGGTCTGCCCGAGGCGGGCTATTTCATGGAGCATTTTCTACCCGCCTTCGGGCTGACATTGGATGAGCTTCAATAGCGACAAAAGGGAAGGGATTTGATTTTATGCGCGCGATCGTCACCGTCAACGGCAAGGACCAAGTGGGCATCATCGCCACCGTCTGCACTCTGCTGACCCTGCACAATGTCAACGTACTCGACATCAGCCAGACAATCCTCCAGGGCTATTTCACCATGACCATGCTGGTGGACGCGGAGAAGGCCGACATCCCCTTTGCCGATCTGGTGGTGGCGCTGGAGGCGGCGGGTAAAAAGCTGGGCCTGTCCATCCACGCCCAGCGCGAGGATTTATTCATCGCCATGCACCGCATTTAAGGGGTGACCACAATGCTGAACAGTAAAGAAATTTCCGATACCCTCAACATGATTGACCAACAGCACCTGGACGTGCGCACCATCACCATGGGCATCTCTCTTCTGGACTGCTGTGACGCCGACCCCAAGGTGGCCTGTGAGAAAATTTATAATAAGATTACCCGCCGGGCCGCTCATCTGGTCCAGGTGGGCGAGGACATTGAGCGGGAGTTCGGCATTCCCATCGTCAATAAGCGCATCTCGGTCACCCCCATGGCTCTGGTGGCGGGCGCCTCCGGATGCGAGAGCTACGTCCCCTTTGCCCAGGCCATGGACGCGGCGGCCAAGGCG contains the following coding sequences:
- a CDS encoding conserved exported hypothetical protein (Evidence 4 : Homologs of previously reported genes of unknown function), which produces MKRKESITAVLFLCALAAGFVMLASSFFGGEGHLESAVRAVIKNPGSLKSFLVSAEGAANQDLDRTHLFIQLYGGAQRITGRRMVVDMADPDYTVARLNDGSLAFQNLTTAPSDQTAHARAIADLRDYAEEELGAPLLYIQAPQKIETDQLPDGMENYGNQDADQLLDALSDLDVDTLDLRPALQDAARDPETPALYFNTDHHWTPEGAFLGYQALSAELKEKYGYAADPQFLETASYEVTTYDDWFLGSQGKRVGTLYGGVDSINLWKPRFATDFTYSSPAFFDDRTGPFETSLLFPERLEPKDYFGGNPYTLYSGGDYPLARMYNNLNPDGPRILLIRDSFSCALAPFLALQCGELMTMDMRYFTDDLASYLDWLNPDLVLVMYSASATRLDEMYPFTDYFKQ
- a CDS encoding Transporter, major facilitator family protein, yielding MEHNLPSSRQLNWHYIAMQAGFWAMFASIVAFQTPLLQARGFTNTEVGFVVAVRCGAGIFCQPLLGGFADKHPNIPLKFIVSASLTLSLLVGLLFTFVPMGLWGTLAVFVVLGGFEISAYPLMDAMAIQYINAGVPIRYSLGRGIGSFSYAISCVVLGLQSDTAGVESTLLTHAALVVLVALLCITYPTFRAQPRQSGVQEEMPQSVVSLLRGNPRFTLMLVAILLGMTACLPMSNYMTNILLEKGGSNSDLGPTLFMMAAFELPTAFFFQRLLRRYGSGKLLLLSMVFVTLKAVAVSMALSPAAVLLVQPLQMLGYGLFTPSSVFFVNESVPAADRVRGQTIMMVASNGLGGMLAGLMGGRLLDLGGAALMLSVCVALGILSVLMAMAVLHWKHPVERA
- a CDS encoding Hydrolase, NUDIX family, with the protein product MYADEIRAYAPQSEQEAADQRIILEYIDRYPGSVLTRENEYAHITSSGFVVNADASKVLMAHHNIYRVWAWTGGHADGDGDLLAVALREAREETGAAHIRPLGDGIASLDILPVWGHVKRGKYVAAHQHLNVTYLLVADENDVLTVREEENTRVGWLPAERLLEYTNEWEMDGVYAKLLARARERLKEGIGR
- the folA gene encoding Dihydrofolate reductase, with the translated sequence MKLIVAVDRNWAIGYRGELLARVSADLKRFKTLTLGHPVLLGRKTLATFPGGRPLPGRENFILSTDPDFRVEGAVVLRSVEEARTRCPEDTFVIGGAQIYRALLNGCDTAYVTKLDADFPADTWFPNLDALPGWGIAEEEGPFAEDSLAFRYVTYKREK
- a CDS encoding conserved hypothetical protein (Evidence 4 : Homologs of previously reported genes of unknown function), yielding MNVLISACLLGLPCRYSGDGYPIPELETILTDQRLHLVPLCPEQLGGLATPRPPAERVGARVLTKSGKNVTEAYRRGADCTLELAARLNCRCALLKARSPSCGSGVIYDGTFTGTRILGDGVAAEVLRGSGMPVFDEEHLAELWAFVDKENIQ
- the thyA gene encoding Thymidylate synthase; the encoded protein is MSYADALFIENCKDILAHGTWDTSLPVRPKWEDGTSAHTVKKFGIVNRYDLRSEFPIQTIRKMAFKSAVDELLWIWQMKSNNVKDLSSHIWDAWADESGSIGKAYGYQLGVKHKYAEGEFDQVDRVLYDLKHNPASRRIMTNIYNHADLSEMHLYPCAWSMTFNVSGRTLSAILNQRSQDMLTANGWNVMQYAALVHMLAQVSGLIPGELVHVIADAHIYDRHVPIVEEIIARQPFDAPKLSLDPAITDFYAFTKSSFSLENYRSHPLDEKIPVAV
- a CDS encoding conserved membrane hypothetical protein (Evidence 4 : Homologs of previously reported genes of unknown function), whose product is MSQETPSLLPKVGLRNLKTALSATLCAALYAIFDANPTFACIGAIFGMGSDMEDSWKNGGNRLIGTVIGGFLGMGLFRVFLSLESHGGRAWLLTLLFVGVVALIVASQIFRWPGAIQPGGVVLCIILFNTPESTYISYALHRMVDTGLGVLVSLGINLLLPRERLDRWLDRWRAFQAARRQG
- the mtaB gene encoding Threonylcarbamoyladenosine tRNA methylthiotransferase MtaB; translated protein: MRIAIYTLGCKVNQYETQALETELVKRGHTLVPFEGEAEAYVINTCTVTAVSDKKSRAMIRRARKSRPDAVVAVCGCYAQTDPEAVVALEVDLVMGTADRMAFLDEVEKLVEHKAAAPEVRVDNIMTHRAFEHLPAGGLEGRTRAMLKVEDGCVNFCSYCIIPYARGPVRSLPLEAAVYEAKRLARDGYREIVLTGIEISSWGQELRDGTGLIDLIEAVCAAAPGLRIRLGSLEPRTITEEFCRRSAALPNLCPHFHLSMQSGSDAVLARMNRKYDTFWYYKSVELLREYYSDPAITTDLIVGFPGETEEEFMETLAFVEKCAFSSMHIFPYSRREGTPAAGMGEQASNAIKEDRARRAGSLADRLEADYLTRRVGETLPVLFEEEKGGLWRGHAPNYVAVYAKGEALHNVQRDVKITGLHADGLVGEIVTQG
- a CDS encoding conserved hypothetical protein (Evidence 4 : Homologs of previously reported genes of unknown function), whose product is MQTFFVTLSSIPDVRRFVDAATRCACEIDVLSGRYVIDAKSIMGLFSLDLQKPVQVEFHGSDDECAAFQTEIASSITQG
- a CDS encoding conserved hypothetical protein (Evidence 4 : Homologs of previously reported genes of unknown function), producing the protein MAYSFFAFISRMRYISRWGLMRNTEQENIQEHSHMVAVLAHALAVIRRDVFHQDADPEGAATAALYHDAPEIFTGDLPTPVKYYNPEIRTAYREVESVSAGKLLAMLPEELRGAYEHLLHEDYDEGTKALVKAADKLSAHIKCLEELKAGNREFQQAAEQTRAAVEAMGLPEAGYFMEHFLPAFGLTLDELQ
- a CDS encoding conserved hypothetical protein (Evidence 4 : Homologs of previously reported genes of unknown function), which translates into the protein MRAIVTVNGKDQVGIIATVCTLLTLHNVNVLDISQTILQGYFTMTMLVDAEKADIPFADLVVALEAAGKKLGLSIHAQREDLFIAMHRI